Proteins from a single region of Cydia pomonella isolate Wapato2018A chromosome 13, ilCydPomo1, whole genome shotgun sequence:
- the LOC133524457 gene encoding uncharacterized protein LOC133524457, whose amino-acid sequence MAEVASIKDSVSGLADFFKQQMAEFQSSLSKADPASPTVASVSSSFAAFKEFVLKALDMLQKQVDLVTRQVDQIEIRSRRSMLLVHGIAEAESEDTAVLVVNALQATRDNLAAVDIKRSHRLGGRSGRDKKPRVVLVEFKDTAIRDDVWFNKVELKGSGVTLGEFLTKPRHAAFMEARERFGIRSCWTRNGDVYILGKDGVKHRANSITEVKSLPTTLSAAVAAPAGPSVALSPTPINKAAPEAKQEPNKRSKRGVSKSRS is encoded by the coding sequence ATGGCTGAAGTAGCTTCTATCAAAGATTCTGTGTCAGGCTTGGCAGACTTCTTTAAACAGCAGATGGCTGAGTTTCAAAGTAGCCTCAGCAAAGCAGACCCAGCTAGCCCCACGGTTGCTTCAGTGTCATCCAGCTTTGCCGCCTTCAAGGAGTTTGTACTGAAAGCTCTCGACATGCTTCAAAAGCAAGTGGATCTTGTGACTCGCCAGGTGGATCAAATAGAGATACGCTCCCGTCGCAGCATGCTGCTGGTGCATGGTATCGCAGAGGCAGAGTCTGAAGATACAGCGGTTCTTGTGGTCAATGCACTTCAGGCCACCCGTGACAACTTAGCCGCTGTGGATATCAAGCGAAGCCATCGGTTGGGCGGGCGCAGTGGCCGCGACAAGAAACCTCGCGTTGTTCTTGTTGAGTTTAAAGACACTGCAATCCGAGACGACGTTTGGTTCAACAAAGTGGAACTAAAGGGTTCCGGGGTGACGCTGGGTGAGTTTTTAACTAAGCCGCGACACGCTGCGTTCATGGAGGCCCGCGAACGCTTTGGCATCCGCAGCTGCTGGACGCGAAACGGTGACGTGTATATCCTCGGGAAGGATGGGGTGAAGCATCGTGCGAACTCCATTACTGAAGTCAAGTCTCTTCCAACCACACTGTCCGCTGCTGTGGCAGCGCCTGCCGGACCGTCCGTGGCCTTATCTCCGACCCCGATTAATAAGGCAGCTCCCGAGGCGAAGCAAGAGCCGAATAAGAGGTCCAAGCGTGGAGTCTCGAAGTCCCGATCATAA